Proteins co-encoded in one Crateriforma spongiae genomic window:
- the pyk gene encoding pyruvate kinase, with amino-acid sequence MTRPRFEEASTKIVATVGPASDSVDRLAELIEAGVDVFRINTAHGTREDHDRVLAAIRQAAEQTRFPVGVLLDLAGPKMRLGQLVSDPLQCDWDMRVSFVRGDTPGAPNELTSSYKRLIDELEVGDRVMLADGTVALKVEKVTADRADCRVTGPGEVRSRQGINLPGVKLSVSALLPKDIDNVIWAVKNDIDFISLSFVRSASDVKSLKSLLQGYESEALVIAKIEKPEALEDLENIVEESDGVMVARGDLGVEIDVADTPVAQKRIIRVCQDKMKPVIVATQMLESMHHSRRPTRAEASDVANAVLDGTDACMLSGETAIGDYPVEAVKTMNRIMRQTERQLLGLQRVEPPENNHVHPVTTAVTLAATGIAETIAAKVLVIATHSGGTAWVKSKSGMRSLIPTLGASDDPRSVRRMSLFWGIKPLLMPQIDDAQRLISEICQWGRMHDKLHAGDKVVFVAGTGVMKRANNFVLVHTVE; translated from the coding sequence ATGACGCGACCACGATTTGAAGAAGCATCGACCAAGATTGTTGCCACCGTTGGACCGGCCAGTGACAGTGTCGACCGGTTGGCGGAATTGATCGAGGCGGGCGTCGATGTTTTTCGGATCAACACGGCACATGGAACTCGAGAGGATCACGATCGGGTGCTGGCCGCCATTCGCCAGGCAGCCGAGCAGACACGATTTCCCGTCGGGGTTTTGTTGGACTTGGCCGGTCCGAAGATGCGACTGGGGCAGTTGGTTTCCGATCCGCTGCAGTGCGATTGGGACATGCGTGTCAGCTTTGTCCGGGGCGATACACCGGGAGCGCCGAATGAGCTGACCAGCAGTTACAAGCGGTTGATCGACGAATTGGAAGTCGGCGATCGGGTCATGTTGGCCGACGGTACGGTGGCCCTGAAGGTCGAAAAGGTGACAGCCGATCGTGCGGATTGTCGGGTGACCGGACCGGGTGAAGTTCGCAGTCGCCAAGGTATCAATCTGCCCGGCGTGAAGCTTTCCGTTTCGGCATTGCTGCCCAAAGACATCGACAATGTGATTTGGGCGGTGAAGAATGACATCGACTTTATCAGTCTGTCTTTCGTGCGTTCAGCCAGCGACGTGAAGTCGTTGAAATCGCTGTTACAAGGCTATGAATCGGAGGCCTTGGTGATCGCGAAGATTGAAAAGCCTGAGGCGTTGGAAGACCTTGAGAACATCGTGGAAGAATCCGACGGGGTGATGGTGGCACGTGGCGACTTGGGCGTGGAAATCGATGTCGCCGACACGCCGGTCGCCCAAAAACGAATCATTCGCGTTTGTCAGGACAAGATGAAGCCGGTCATCGTGGCGACACAGATGTTGGAATCAATGCACCACAGTCGTCGGCCGACCCGGGCGGAGGCCTCGGACGTGGCCAACGCGGTTCTGGACGGAACCGATGCCTGTATGTTGTCCGGCGAAACGGCCATCGGCGACTATCCCGTCGAAGCGGTCAAGACGATGAATCGAATCATGCGACAGACCGAGCGGCAACTGTTGGGGCTGCAACGTGTCGAGCCACCGGAAAACAACCACGTGCATCCGGTGACCACCGCGGTCACGCTGGCGGCGACGGGGATCGCCGAAACGATCGCCGCGAAGGTGTTGGTGATCGCGACGCACAGCGGTGGGACGGCCTGGGTTAAAAGCAAAAGTGGGATGCGAAGCCTGATCCCGACGCTCGGTGCCAGCGATGATCCGAGATCGGTTCGCAGGATGAGTCTGTTTTGGGGGATCAAGCCGCTGTTGATGCCACAGATTGACGATGCCCAACGACTGATTTCTGAAATCTGTCAGTGGGGTCGGATGCACGACAAGCTGCATGCCGGCGACAAGGTCGTTTTCGTTGCGGGTACCGGTGTGATGAAGCGGGCCAACAATTTCGTGTTGGTTCACACCGTGGAATGA
- a CDS encoding SDR family NAD(P)-dependent oxidoreductase, whose product MTQPHDSPSLRFESPVALVTGGSAGLGTAIARALLHQNYHVLIVGRDFERLRLTADQLASEEKAAPSAELHQYACDVTNLDEVTKLAEFVSDRFGRLDVLVNVVGQSDRGLASEITLQRIDELVRMNVHSAVICTEALLPLIRENRGSVINIGSLASKIPARYLGGYCLAKHALCGWTDQLSLEMRQHNVHVGLVCPGPIARQDAGHRYDKLLADDLPPEAAAPGGGAKIKGLPPQKVADAVIDCIAKRKREIILPGKARLLIILRAIFPAWGDRILLRMTSGK is encoded by the coding sequence ATGACACAACCACACGATTCCCCCTCGTTGCGTTTCGAATCCCCGGTCGCCCTGGTCACCGGCGGCTCGGCGGGGCTGGGAACGGCAATCGCCCGCGCGCTTCTGCATCAAAACTACCACGTCTTGATCGTGGGCCGAGACTTCGAGCGGTTGCGTCTGACGGCAGACCAATTGGCGTCAGAGGAAAAAGCTGCGCCGTCTGCCGAATTGCACCAATACGCATGCGACGTGACCAATCTCGACGAAGTGACCAAGCTTGCCGAGTTCGTCTCCGACCGTTTCGGCCGGCTGGATGTCTTGGTCAATGTGGTGGGCCAAAGCGACCGCGGCTTGGCCAGTGAGATCACCTTGCAGAGAATTGACGAATTGGTCCGCATGAACGTCCACTCGGCCGTCATCTGCACCGAAGCCTTACTGCCGTTGATTCGCGAAAACCGGGGCAGCGTCATCAATATCGGATCGCTTGCATCGAAAATTCCGGCCCGGTACCTGGGTGGCTACTGCCTGGCCAAACACGCGTTGTGCGGCTGGACCGATCAACTGAGCCTGGAAATGCGGCAACACAACGTGCATGTCGGCCTGGTTTGCCCAGGACCGATCGCACGACAAGATGCCGGACATCGCTACGACAAACTGCTGGCAGACGATCTGCCACCGGAAGCCGCTGCCCCCGGTGGTGGTGCAAAGATCAAGGGACTGCCGCCGCAGAAAGTCGCCGACGCCGTCATCGATTGCATCGCCAAACGCAAACGCGAGATCATCTTGCCCGGCAAAGCAAGGCTACTGATCATCCTGCGGGCAATCTTTCCGGCTTGGGGTGATCGAATTCTGCTGCGCATGACCAGCGGAAAATAA
- a CDS encoding DUF1559 domain-containing protein: protein MSSSRRTNRPSGFTLVELLVVIAIIGVLVGLLLPAVQGAREAARRVQCMNNMKQMGLAALNFESAYKKLPEGPMDGDPEAVDYSGSPNPAGYNYRETPPAYGGTTCCRAATRRGFNQFYKILPFMELPQVYDLGRDDPPFWPNQPNNGGEDDVAKVAISHYYCPSRRPPKLYNNNLRGRLDYAGCAGFFQGETIENTDDIPEPPLGLGPRGDERSNVNQGDTPGRKGAIVWPGFGTKRTLGDITDGLSNSIMFAEKSIAKKRYGTDGGDNERWNNSGWDEDCIRWHFPPISDRQAPEFRPGTTSSTAWRRYFGAAHAEGLNAVRCDGSVNFYAYTVDAELWKNLCVIDDGEQIQESE from the coding sequence ATGTCTTCTTCAAGACGCACAAATCGACCCAGCGGTTTTACGCTGGTCGAACTGTTGGTTGTGATCGCCATTATCGGCGTTCTGGTCGGGCTATTGCTTCCGGCCGTACAAGGTGCACGGGAAGCCGCTCGACGCGTCCAGTGCATGAACAACATGAAACAAATGGGACTGGCCGCACTCAATTTCGAAAGTGCTTATAAGAAACTGCCCGAAGGCCCGATGGACGGTGACCCCGAAGCGGTGGACTACAGCGGATCACCAAACCCCGCCGGATACAACTATCGCGAAACACCCCCGGCCTACGGTGGCACCACCTGTTGCCGTGCTGCAACACGACGCGGATTCAACCAGTTTTATAAGATCCTGCCCTTCATGGAACTTCCGCAGGTTTATGACCTCGGGCGGGATGACCCTCCGTTCTGGCCGAACCAACCCAACAACGGCGGCGAAGACGACGTCGCCAAGGTGGCCATCAGCCACTACTACTGTCCCAGTCGTCGACCTCCCAAGCTCTACAACAATAATCTTCGCGGGCGTCTAGATTACGCGGGCTGTGCCGGCTTCTTTCAAGGCGAAACGATTGAAAACACCGATGACATCCCAGAACCTCCCTTGGGACTGGGCCCGCGTGGCGACGAACGCTCCAACGTCAATCAGGGCGACACCCCGGGTCGCAAAGGTGCAATCGTTTGGCCCGGATTTGGGACCAAACGAACCCTAGGTGATATCACCGACGGGTTGTCGAATTCCATCATGTTCGCAGAAAAATCCATCGCCAAAAAACGCTATGGCACCGACGGCGGAGACAACGAACGGTGGAACAACAGCGGTTGGGACGAAGACTGCATTCGCTGGCACTTCCCCCCGATCAGCGACCGCCAGGCACCTGAGTTTCGCCCGGGAACCACCAGCAGCACCGCCTGGCGTCGATACTTTGGCGCTGCTCATGCGGAAGGCTTGAATGCCGTGCGATGCGATGGCAGTGTCAACTTTTACGCCTACACCGTCGACGCAGAACTTTGGAAAAACCTATGCGTGATCGATGACGGCGAACAAATCCAAGAATCCGAATAA
- a CDS encoding DUF1559 family PulG-like putative transporter: MKHRKNPPPHAGFTLVELLVVIAIIGVLVGLLLPAVQSAREAARRTQCMNNMKQMGLAALNFESAYKHLPTGPMDGDPEAINLDGSPNHAGRNHGGRAPTYGGTVCCRAATRRGWNHFFKILPFMEQQVVYELSRDDPPYWPYVTNNAGEDDVAKVAIGGYHCPSRRSPKLYNNNLRARVDYAGCAGFMHGPTIAGTNDIPEAPLGEGPEISERGSPNMGDTPGRKGVIVNPALGAKRLLSEITDGLSNTVMFGEKSLPKDRHGVDGGDNERWNNAGWDVDDLRFHFPPIPDAQAPPYKPGTTGSTAWRRYFGSAHAEGLNATRADGSVNFYSYMVDPEVWMYLCICDDDATIDEEAL, translated from the coding sequence ATGAAACACCGCAAAAACCCGCCTCCACACGCCGGCTTCACCCTGGTCGAACTGCTCGTGGTGATCGCCATTATCGGGGTTCTGGTCGGCTTGCTTTTGCCGGCCGTGCAAAGCGCCCGAGAAGCTGCTCGCCGCACCCAGTGCATGAACAACATGAAACAGATGGGCTTGGCAGCCCTAAATTTCGAAAGTGCCTACAAACATCTTCCCACTGGTCCGATGGACGGCGATCCAGAAGCGATCAACTTGGATGGAAGCCCTAATCATGCCGGCCGAAACCACGGCGGACGTGCCCCGACGTACGGTGGGACGGTTTGCTGCCGTGCCGCCACCCGCCGCGGATGGAATCACTTCTTTAAGATCCTGCCCTTTATGGAACAGCAAGTGGTTTATGAACTAAGCCGCGATGATCCGCCGTATTGGCCCTATGTCACCAATAACGCGGGTGAAGACGATGTCGCCAAGGTTGCGATCGGTGGATACCATTGCCCTTCACGCCGCAGTCCCAAACTTTACAACAACAACCTTCGCGCACGTGTTGACTACGCAGGGTGTGCGGGGTTCATGCATGGACCGACCATCGCCGGCACCAATGACATCCCGGAGGCTCCGTTGGGCGAAGGCCCTGAAATTAGCGAACGTGGTTCACCCAACATGGGTGACACACCGGGAAGAAAAGGCGTGATCGTTAACCCTGCACTGGGCGCCAAGCGATTGCTATCCGAAATCACCGACGGACTTTCCAACACCGTTATGTTTGGCGAAAAGAGCCTTCCCAAGGATCGGCATGGTGTTGACGGTGGCGACAATGAACGCTGGAACAACGCCGGATGGGATGTCGACGACCTGCGATTTCACTTCCCGCCCATCCCTGATGCCCAGGCACCGCCTTACAAACCCGGCACCACCGGCAGCACCGCTTGGCGACGATATTTTGGGTCCGCCCACGCGGAGGGCCTCAATGCGACCCGAGCGGACGGAAGTGTAAATTTCTATTCCTACATGGTTGATCCTGAAGTTTGGATGTACCTATGCATCTGTGACGACGATGCGACCATTGACGAAGAAGCTTTATAA